A part of Larimichthys crocea isolate SSNF chromosome VII, L_crocea_2.0, whole genome shotgun sequence genomic DNA contains:
- the c2cd3 gene encoding C2 domain-containing protein 3 isoform X1 codes for MKSRRQRTVKAGTGKKRVPSDVSPSTSLPPLVEGQLRCFLRVTLSRVLWTVHKPPSTTFVRLRWWGESSNGTHFIPRDGSQQSQKTIKTTARFPIRCGPKQFTSYLTDMGSLVLEVLTKLDHLPIARAQVAGISRLSLSHPISGFYTLVSPTSEKLGELQVSLNLEALTEAYDSSSSGPTDISIEVPQVTTLTVPSQPRSLSAGSGKESAGGSSGNTPRGKDHLYFQNAQRNKEESLENQMPRTDRPQNSQTALNPSSQEPSGQASSDILSVILERGNKLRNAMVISALKCDTDSGPALKDTPLPLPKDNVLPPSKPFPPPPSGMFLQNILHADSALKRSDEAAVIPDCDFDCAADMDNRAVDLLLGSLNTSPLPLWDVEDSLPESLSGHSSVCGDSELNDPQYDQSLLENLFYKTPVSDIRPNDTEPLSEKQLTQSGPKISGGPNSEPQRSTDAGGIPPGLSTEQLTLLSLIRLARVSVDSLAVSTGSTTQRKTLSKGKPPRPLTSKKCTYFIEYVFPVASTSSRHDRSKGGDGEVTRAVSSKVTGGAVKFQQHSVFAVHLNAATVKQWWGTDLTFKIYSRKSDQKKPVLIGKAVHPLRCLLQSQRLSQCVVLPVQSEEGNCETQEVGPLKVSLELTTDNKDFSSKSKVAWRDKSPAQTVPSPQREASPRPQHADVGREEIAAGSLEDSRLNAWSPQKPTKEPAPHPILHTSPHRSQQHVEEDPEVLLHTLLMVPDGKNFSSGSSQAPNVYLNCKLFWCDEMARSVISWGQANPSFSFVQVTPVALTTKLLERMKNNVMVIEVWQKTGGSGQDRLLGLVKLPLHQFYMSFRDPKIAHLLLQAQYPVLGVDCYMPVIDVFSGSCKGNLRVVLAMGRSEQIVSLQHTRDEEYDSLSHLVRPVHLLDHQPHAQTKATAARRETMREHLFVIKVEKVNGLTPLQSTVWGEADCYVQYSFPCQEGDPAAEVDQNLIETSVNLKPFRTTTTLCVPNPMFGHTETHVLLAPEGVPVQRLLLSSLSSQGLSSGGGVQFEVWCRYYYPNVRDQLVAKGLLPLSKLCAMVTMQRQQPDEAQMFSLPLIPRTDSPSGCQPHPSGLLDVCIRYKHRPVRPEGQSGTGAASRVVTLVVQVHRASGLQAAARVVSEKDERFRYFVGVGVNTYVTVQLSFLPVNDRRSTRISARSFCPEFDHHMEVSCDLLALRSSGETCSLAELLEEASAVFTVWNKDNRKAVPTKDVMLGTVKIPLADLVHKRTGISGWFGVYKPQESNSPQRQQVLVGGLEVSVNFVHHSDRERVIKAAQGVGWEMSQDEVEDDVDPCEKSMRKLSLTFSMPRVWLPVHCLLLPDHSELQRSTYCYVRYRFYDQDAFCSEMRHPSVVEGGEEGQATVSFQGSKSVLLRSTQPLMWYLREERLEIQVWVAFQKDKTQRPRDTDRLVGSAFVDLSPLAKTPKQKLTLSGVYPLFRRSATDLQGAALRVHITLTAGFVPAEDTHVDSDSQGELLSDEAEEADRAPSPSTPRNSQNRHKNKSRTTPDITSVQHTEMSADESFPVTVAVDRAMHLNLKGCPLAERSEGSPCCCVSYITADSAEPASTAVIANTDSPVWDHQHQCRLSKQLLIDPQQSLVFKVWHKGEMERVIGFASVDLSPLLSGFQSVCGWYNITDFSGQCHGQLKVSITPLKGVQDLREQRKTVNEEAAKSSPALFRSHHLSYHTTASYSSFPSHISRYPEQKISSPDHSNRMFSESESDRHCEHMDKVRLYHQSLQEQTAAHSVCSSSASDINPSSSILFSALRKKLSELDNIQKYFSRKLSTPTFPAMSEQDFPNKCEQEQRDTDACQLLLKSNQLVGEVNNIISGLRGQHHLETIPSNTQSSPTTSPLGDNNPQTIPESISRPRTVSVSSQEDVILLSKISEDHTDSEPEEEEKESEDENKEGTDEDEYGTTFRRDKEADDDDEEEDEDYEEVVVKPRTLNELTSLTDKTSPWTSIMSDPDLVSLESLEAPEEPDLSQDEDGKRAVLNLQTCDSGEERDEEEDSDREEDRTLQDVRQASEADSSIEESGDEGLSPNTEHATDTHDASCSRDNEDTPLDAVSSSVPVDVPNFFLPSHQLEASMRAIRLAPSFSQMSSDPEQSSSVHSVPHRRGARLRPDMSPSSMKRETERIAKIFAAHFDDSQ; via the exons ATGAAGAGCCGCCGGCAGAGGACGGTGAAGGCGGGAACCGGCAAGAAGAgag TCCCCAGCGATGTGTCCCCCTCCACCAGCCTCCCTCCTCTGGTCGAGGGCCAGCTAAGATGCTTCCTGCGGGTGACGTTAAGCCGGGTGCTATGGACCGTCCACAAGCCTCCGTCTACAACGTTTGTCAGGCTGCGCTGGTGGGGGGAGTCCTCCAACGGGACACACTTCATCCCGAGGGATGGATCACAGCAGTCCCAGAAAACCATCAAGACCACAGCTCGGTTCCCCATCCGCTGTGGGCCGAAGCAGTTCACCTCATATCTTACAG ACATGGGCTCTCTGGTACTGGAAGTTCTGACAAAACTGGATCATTTGCCGATCGCACGGGCTCAGGTTGCAGGcatctctcgtctctctctgtcacacccCATTAGTGGATTTTACACCCTTGTATCTCCGACGTCTGAGAAGCTGGGAGAGTTACAG GTTTCACTTAATTTGGAGGCTCTGACTGAAGCctatgacagcagcagctcaggtcCCACAGATATCAGCATTGAGGTACCACAAGTCACCACACTGACTGTACCATCGCAGCCCAGATCGCTCTCAGCAGGCAGTGGGAAAGAATCAGCGGGAGGCAGCAGTGGAAACACACCAAG AGGGAAAGACCACTTATATTTCCAAAATGcccaaagaaacaaagaagagtCTCTGGAGAATCAGATGCCGAGAACAGACAGACCTCAGAACAGTCAAACAGCTCTGAACCCTTCAAGCCAGGAACCAAGTGGCCAAGCAAGCAGTGATATCCTCTCAG TTATTCTAGAGCGTGGAAACAAGCTGAGAAATGCTATGGTGATATCAGCCTTGAAATGTGACACGGATTCTGGCCCAGCTCTGAAAGAcacccctctccctctcccaaAGGATAACGTCCTGCCTCCATCTAA gcccttccctcctcctccctctgggATGTTTCTTCAAAATATTCTTCATGCTGATTCAGCTCTGAAGCGCTCTGATGAAGCTGCTGTAATCCCAGACTGTGACTTCGACTGTGCTGCTGACATGGATAACAGAGCTGTTGATTTGCTCCTCGGCAG cttaaacacctctcctctccctctctgggATGTCGAGGACTCTCTACCTGAATCTCTGTCTggtcacagcagtgtgtgtggagacagtGAGCTCAATGATCCACAGTATGATCAGAGCTTACTGGAGAATTTGTTCTACAAAACTCCT GTGTCAGATATCAGACCAAATGACACTGAGCCCTTGAGTGAAAAACAGCTGACACAGTCTGGACCAAAGATTAGTGGAGG TCCGAATTCAGAGCCTCAGAGGTCTACAGACGCTGGTGGGATTCCTCCTGGCCTGAGCACAGAGCAGCTGACTTTGCTGAGTTTGATCCGGCTGGCGAGAGTGAGCGTCGACTCGCTGGCTGTATCTACAGGCAGTACCACACAGAGAAAGACCTTGAGTAAAGGGAAACCTCCACGACCATTAACCAGCAAGAAGTG caCGTATTTTATTGAGTACGTGTTCCCGGTGGCTTCCACTTCCAGTCGACATGATCGTAGCAagggtggagatggagaggtgACCAGAGCTGTTTCCAGTAAAGTCACAGGAGGAG cGGTGAAGTTCCAGCAGCACTCCGTCTTTGCTGTCCACCTCAACGCTGCAACAGTTAAACAGTGGTGGGGAACTGATCTGACTTTCAAGATTTACTCACGAAAGAGCGACCAGAAGAAA CCTGTTCTCATCGGTAAAGCGGTTCACCCACTGCGCTGTCTGCTGCAGAGCCAGCGGCTGAGTCAGTGTGTCGTCTTACCTGTGCAGAGCGAGGAAGGAAACTGTGAAACGCAGGAAGTAGGACCTCTCAAGGTGTCTCTAGAACTTACTACAGACAACAAAGATTTCTCCTCTAAAAGCAAGGTGGCATGGAGAGACAAATCGCCTGCGCAAACTGTACCcagtccacagagagaggcGAGCCCCAGACCTCAACATGCTGACGTTGGCAGGGAGGAGATAGCAGCTGGCTCTTTAGAAGATTCGAGGCTTAATGCTTGGAGTCCTCAGAAACCCACAAAAGAACCAGCTCCCCACCCCATTCTCCACACATCTCCTCATAGATCCCAGCAGCATGTTGAGGAGGACCCTGAGGTCTTGCTGCACACCTTACTCATGGTGCCAGACGGAAAGAACTTCAGTAGTGGGTCCAGTCAGGCTCCAAACGTGTACTTGAACTGTAAACTCTTTTGGTGCGATGAGATGGCGAGGTCTGTCATCAGCTGGGGTCAGGCTAACCCTTCTTTCAGTTTTGTTCAG GTGACTCCTGTTGCCTTAACAACTAAGCTGCTGGAGCGGATGAAGAATAATGTGATGGTGATCGAGGTGTGGCAGAAGACGGGAGGTTCGGGACAGGATCGACTGCTCGGCCTCGTTAAATTACCTCTTCACCAATTCTACATGTCGTTTAG GGATCCAAAGATCGCCCACCTTCTTCTCCAGGCACAGTACCCAGTTCTAGGGGTGGACTGCTACATGCCGGTCATTGACGTGTTCTCAGGTAGTTGTAAAGGAAACCTCCGGGTTGTTTTGGCTATGGGCCGATCGGAGCAGATCGTTTCCCTGCAGCACACGAGGGATGAAGAATACGACTCTTTATCTCATCTTGTGAGGCCAGTTCATCTGCTTGATCATCAgccacatgcacaaacaaag GCGACTGCGGCACGACGGGAAACGATGAGAGAGCATCTGTTTGTGATAAAGGTGGAGAAGGTAAATGGGCTGACACCTCTGCAGTCCACGGTGTGGGGTGAAGCTGACTGCTACGTCCAGTACAGTTTCCCCTGTCAGGAGGGTGACCCTGCTGCAGAAGTGGACCAAAACCTCATAGAGACTA GCGTGAATCTGAAGCCGTTTCGTACCACGACAACTCTGTGTGTCCCCAACCCGATGTTTGGCCACACTGAGACTCATGTGCTTCTGGCTCCTGAAGGAGTTCCTGTTCAGAGGCTGCTGCTCAGCTCTCTGTCAAGTCAAGGCCTGAGTAGTGGAGGAGGGGTCCAGTTTGAAGTGTGGTGCAG ATATTATTATCCAAATGTTCGAGACCAGCTTGTAGCCAAAGGACTGCTGCCGCTGTCCAAACTGTGTGCCATGGTCACCATGCAGAGGCAGCAGCCTGACGAGGCTCAAATGTTCTCCCTGCCCCTGATTCCCAGGACAGACAGTCCCTCAGGATGTCAGCCTCATccctcag GCTTGCTGGATGTGTGCATTCGTTACAAACACAGACCGGTGAGACCTGAAGGGCAGAGCGGTACAGGCGCTGCCTCTCGGGTCGTGACACTCGTGGTTCAGGTGCACAGAGCATCGGGTCTGCAGGCCGCAGCCAG GGTCGTATCTGAAAAAGACGAAAGATTCAGGTACTTTGTCGGTGTGGGAGTGAACACCTACGTCACGGTCCAGCTCTCCTTCCTGCCTGTGAATGACAGGAGGAGCACCCGCATATCTGCCAGGTCCTTCTGCCCGGAGTTCGACCACCACATGGAGGTGTCCTGTGATCTGCTGGCTCTGAGGAGCAGCGGAGAAACCTGCAGCCTGGCTGAGCTGCTGGAGGAAGCATCCGCTGTCTTCACCGTGTGGAACAAAGACAATCGCAAAG CAGTGCCGACTAAAGATGTGATGTTGGGCACAGTGAAGATACCACTGGCTGATCTCGTCCATAAAAGAACAG GTATCTCCGGCTGGTTTGGTGTGTATAAACCTCAGGAATCAAACTCTCCTCAGCGCCAGCAGGTTTTGGTCGGAGGCCTTGAGGTCTCTGTCAACTTCGTCCACCACTCGGACAGGGAAAGAGTCATTAAAGCTGCTCAGGGTGTGGGCTGGGAAATGTCTCAGGATGAAGTGGAAGACGATGTCGACCCCTGTGAAAAAAGCATGAGAAAATTGTCTTTGACTTTTTCGATGCCTAGAGTGTGGCTACCTGTCCACTGCTTGCTTCTGCCAGACCACAGTGAGCTTCAGCGCTCCACCTACTGCTACGTCAGGTACAGGTTCTACGACCAGGATGCCTTCTGCTCCGAGATGAGACACCCATCTGTTGTGGAGGGTGGAGAAGAAGGCCAGGCCACGGTGAGCTTCCAGGGAAGTAAATCTGTGCTGCTGAGGAGCACTCAGCCCTTGATGTGGTATCTcagagaggagaggctggagaTTCAGGTGTGGGTCGCctttcaaaaagacaaaacccaAAGACCCAGAGACACAGACCGACTGGTGGGTTCAGCGTTTGTCGACCTGTCCCCTCTTGCAAAGACGCCCAAGCAGAAGCTCACTCTCAGTG gagTGTATCCGCTGTTCAGACGCTCAGCAACAGATCTGCAAGGGGCTGCTCTCAGGGTCCACATCACCCTGACAGCAGGTTTCGTCCCTGCTGAGGACACCCATGTGGACTCGGACAGTCAAGGGGAGCTCCTGTCAGACGAGGCTGAAGAAGCAGATCGAGCCCCCTCGCCCTCTACGCCCAGAAActcacaaaacagacacaagaatAAATCCAGAACAACTCCAGACATCACGTCTGTGCAGCACACAGAGATGAGTGCGGATGAATCTTTTCCTGTGACTGTTGCAGTGGATCGGGCGATGCACCTTAATCTGAAAG GTTGTCCTCTAGCAGAGCGCAGTGAAGGCTCAccatgctgctgtgtttcctACATCACTGCAGACTCTGCTGAACCAGCGTCCACAGCTGTCATAGCCAACACCGACTCTCCCGTGTGGGACCATCAGCACCAGTGCAG gCTTTCGAAGCAGCTACTGATCGATCCTCAACAGTCTCTCGTGTTCAAAGTCTGGCACAAAGGAG AAATGGAGAGGGTGATTGGATTTGCCTCTGTGGACCTGTCCCCCTTACTCTCTGGGTTCCAGTCAGTGTGTGGTTGGTACAACATCACAGACTTCAGCGGTCAGTGTCACGGCCAGCTCAAAGTGTCCATCACTCCGTTAAAGGGCGTCCAAGATCTCCGCGAACAGAGAAAAACTGTGAACGAAGAAGCTGCCAAAAGCTCCCCG GCTTTATTTAGGTCACACCATCTCAGCTACCACACCACAGCCTCATACAGCAGCTTCCCCTCTCACATCAGCCGATACCCTGAGCAGAAGATCTCGTCACCTGACCACTCGAACAGGATGTTCTCTGAAAG TGAGAGTGACCGTCATTGTGAGCACATGGACAAAGTACGCCTTTACCATCAGAGTCTGCAggagcaaacagcagctcactctgtctgcagcagcagcgcgAGTGACATAAATCCCTCCAGCTCGATCCTGTTTTCAGCACTCAG gaaaaaacTGAGTGAGCTCGACAACATCCAGAAATACTTCAGCCGTAAGCTTTCAACTCCCACGTTTCCAGCCATGAGTGAACAGGACTTTCCCAACAAGTGTGAACAAGAACAGAGGGACACAGACGCGTGTCAGCTTCTTCTCAAGTCCAACCAGTTAGTTGGAGAAGTCAACAACATCATTAGTG GTTTACGAGGACAACACCACCTAGAAACAATtccctcaaacacacagagcagcccGACAACTTCCCCTCTTGGAGACAACAACCCTCAGACGATCCCTGAGAGTATCTCCCGTCCACGCACAGTTTCAGTTTCGTCCCAAGAAGATGTGATTCTTCTGTCCAAGATTTCAGAGGACCACACAGACTCTGagcctgaagaagaagaaaaagagtcagaggatgaaaacaaagaaggaacagatgaagatgaataCGGGACAACTTTCAGACGGGACAAGGAAgctgatgacgatgatgaagaggaagatgaagactACGAGGAGGTTGTGGTGAAGCCAAGAACTCTAAATGAGCTGACCTCTTTAACAGACAAGACTAGTCCTTGGACCAGCATCATGTCAGACCCTGATCTGGTTTCTCTGGAGAGCCTGGAGGCACCAGAGGAGCCGGACCTGAGCCAAGACGAGGACGGGAAGAGGGCGGTGTTAAATCTGCAAACTTGTGACTCTGGAGAGGAACGTGACGAAGAAGAAGACTCAGACCGAGAGGAAGACAGGACGCTACAAGATGTGAGACAAGCAAGTGAAGCCGACAGTTCCATCGAGGAGTCAGGTGACGAAGGTTTGTCACCCAACACAGAGCACGCCACAGATACCCATGATGCTTCATGCTCACGGGACAACGAAGACACGCCACT GGATGCTGTGAGCAG CTCCGTGCCTGTCGACGTCCCTAATTTCTTCCTCCCGTCTCACCAACTGGAGGCGTCCATGAGAGCCATACGATTAGCTCCTTCTTTCTCCCAGATGTCCAGTGACCCG